The Malus sylvestris chromosome 12, drMalSylv7.2, whole genome shotgun sequence genome contains a region encoding:
- the LOC126592033 gene encoding phosphatidylinositol 4-phosphate 5-kinase 4-like isoform X1, which translates to MSKESGSSVYKAWEATVRKTQAARKRANSIFGISVDHPDDDDHDHSSDESDCGPEDMIYNADRILPNGDYYTGHWCENFPHGQGKYLWTDGCMYVGEWFKGKTMGKGRFSWPSGATYEGEFKSGYMDGNGTYTGTNGDTYKGQWVMNLKHGHGTKNYSNGDWYEGEWRRGLQEGQGRYQWKDGNHYIGEWKNGVICGKGTFVWSNGNRYDGNWEDCVPKGNGTFRWPDGSLYVGNWSKDLSEQNGTYYPSQSSTDAHLEWNPQDVYNVDLKNCIICPGEKVSILPSQKKLAVWRSAKGESVKPRRISVDGRVSVGLDKPFDRMQMWDGSAHGGESPCNASDHRASTVGGELDEDMMGLHVEDGNQRVHKTARRQGETISRGHKNYELMLNLQLGIRHSVGRPGPSGSLDLKPSAFDPKEKYWTRFPSEGSKYTPPHQSCEFKWKDYCPLVFRTLRKLFKVDPADYMLSICGNDALRELSSPGKSGSFFYLTNDDRYMIKTMKKAEVKVLIRMLSAYYNHVRAYENTLVTKFYGLHCVKLMGQPIQKKVRFIIMGNLFCSEYTIHRRFDLKGSSLGRTTDKPETEIDEMTILKDLDLNFIFRLQKTWFQDFCRQIDRDCEFLEQERIMDYSLLVGLHFRNTSAAGDLIPSGAHTPGDQDSEGAPRLSRADMDQLLLDPSRWASIKLGLNMPARVEKTERKSDEFQLVGDPTGEYYDVIMFFGIIDILQDYDISKKLEHAYKSIQYDPTSISAVDPRQYSRRFRDFIYKVFAEETAT; encoded by the exons ATGAGCAAAGAAAGCGGTAGCAGTGTGTACAAGGCATGGGAGGCCACCGTGCGCAAAACACAGGCTGCAAGGAAGCGTGCTAACAGCATTTTCGGAATTTCAGTGGATCATCCAGACGATGATGATCATGACCATAGTAGCGATGAAAGTGATTGTGGCCCTGAAGATATGATATATAATGCAGATAGGATCCTTCCCAATGGAGACTACTACACCGGTCATTGGTGCGAAAATTTCCCTCATGGCCAAGGCAAGTACTTGTGGACGGATGGGTGTATGTACGTTGGAGAGTGGTTTAAAGGCAAAACCATGGGGAAAGGTAGGTTCAGCTGGCCTTCGGGGGCTACGTATGAGGGCGAATTTAAAAGTGGATACATGGATGGGAATGGTACATACACAGGGACTAATGGTGACACTTACAAGGGACAATGGGTTATGAATTTGAAACATGGACATGGTACTAAGAATTATTCGAATGGGGATTGGTACGAGGGGGAATGGCGACGCGGGTTGCAGGAAGGTCAAGGGAGGTATCAATGGAAGGATGGGAATCATTACATAGGGGAATGGAAAAATGGAGTGATTTGTGGGAAAGGGACATTTGTATGGAGTAATGGGAATAGGTATGATGGAAATTGGGAAGATTGTGTACCTAAAGGGAATGGGACCTTCCGATGGCCTGATGGGAGTCTTTACGTAGGGAATTGGAGTAAGGATCTGAGTGAGCAAAACGGGACTTATTATCCATCCCAATCATCGACAGACGCCCATCTTGAATGGAATCCTCAAGATGTGTACAATGTTGATTTGAAGAATTGTATAATTTGTCCAGGGGAGAAGGTTTCAATTTTGCCATCGCAGAAGAAGCTTGCGGTATGGAGATCAGCAAAGGGTGAGAGTGTGAAGCCAAGAAGAATCTCGGTGGATGGAAGGGTAAGTGTCGGGCTGGATAAACCATTTGATAGGATGCAAATGTGGGATGGTAGTGCCCATGGCGGTGAATCACCTTGTAATGCCAGTGATCATAGGGCTTCTACTGTTGGGGGAGAACTGGATGAAGATATGATGGGTTTGCATGTTGAAGATGGGAATCAAAGGGTACATAAGACTGCAAGGAGACAGGGGGAAACAATCAGCAGGGGCCACAAAAATTATGAACTCATGCTCAATTTGCAGCTAGGAATCAG GCATTCTGTTGGAAGACCAGGTCCATCTGGATCCCTTGATCTGAAGCCTTCTGCTTTTGACCCCAAGGAAAAATATTGGACAAGATTTCCTTCAGAAGGCTCCAAGTACACTCCGCCGCACCAGTCCTGTGAATTTAAATGGAAGGATTACTGTCCATTAGTCTTCAG GACTCTTAGGAAGTTGTTTAAGGTCGATCCAGCCGACTACATGTTATCCATCTGCGGGAATGATGCACTTCGGGAACTCTCCTCTCCTGGTAAAAGTGGCAGCTTCTTTTACTTGACCAATGACGACCGCTACATGATTAAAACAATGAAGAAGGCAGAAGTAAAA GTACTTATAAGAATGCTTTCAGCCTACTATAACCATGTTCGAGCATACGAAAACACTCTGGTCACTAAATTTTATGGTCTACATTGTGTAAAGCTCATGGGCCAACCTATTCAAAAGAAG GTGCGGTTCATCATCATGGGGAACCTTTTCTGTTCCGAATATACCATTCACAGACGTTTCGACCTGAAGGGATCGTCCCTCGGTCGAACAACAGATAAGCCCGAGACAGAGATTGATGAAATGACCATTCTTAAAGATCTTGATCTTAACTTCATATTTCGACTCCAGAAGACATGGTTTCAAGATTTTTGCAG GCAAATCGACAGGGATTGTGAGTTTCTTGAACAGGAGAGAATAATGGATTATAGTCTGTTGGTTGGACTGCATTTCAGAAATACATCAGCTGCTGGGGATCTCATTCCTTCGGGAGCACACACTCCTG GTGACCAAGACAGCGAGGGAGCACCGCGTCTTTCTCGAGCAGACATGGATCAGCTTCTTTTAGATCCATCCAG GTGGGCTAGTATTAAATTGGGGTTGAACATGCCAGCAAGAGTCGAAAAGACTGAGAGAAAAAGTGACGAATTTCAGCTCGTGGGAGATCCAACAGGAGAGTATTATGATGTTATAATGTTCTTTGGAATCATAGACATTCTTCAAGACTACGACATAAGCAAGAAGCTTGAGCATGCATACAAGTCGATCCAGTATGATCCAACTTCTATATCCGCTGTTGATCCGAGGCAATATTCGAGGCGCTTTCGTGATTTCATTTACAAAGTTTTTGCAGAAGAAACGGCCACTTGA
- the LOC126592033 gene encoding phosphatidylinositol 4-phosphate 5-kinase 4-like isoform X2 — MSKESGSSVYKAWEATVRKTQAARKRANSIFGISVDHPDDDDHDHSSDESDCGPEDMIYNADRILPNGDYYTGHWCENFPHGQGKYLWTDGCMYVGEWFKGKTMGKGRFSWPSGATYEGEFKSGYMDGNGTYTGTNGDTYKGQWVMNLKHGHGTKNYSNGDWYEGEWRRGLQEGQGRYQWKDGNHYIGEWKNGVICGKGTFVWSNGNRYDGNWEDCVPKGNGTFRWPDGSLYVGNWSKDLSEQNGTYYPSQSSTDAHLEWNPQDVYNVDLKNCIICPGEKVSILPSQKKLAVWRSAKGESVKPRRISVDGRVSVGLDKPFDRMQMWDGSAHGGESPCNASDHRASTVGGELDEDMMGLHVEDGNQRVHKTARRQGETISRGHKNYELMLNLQLGIRHSVGRPGPSGSLDLKPSAFDPKEKYWTRFPSEGSKYTPPHQSCEFKWKDYCPLVFRKLFKVDPADYMLSICGNDALRELSSPGKSGSFFYLTNDDRYMIKTMKKAEVKVLIRMLSAYYNHVRAYENTLVTKFYGLHCVKLMGQPIQKKVRFIIMGNLFCSEYTIHRRFDLKGSSLGRTTDKPETEIDEMTILKDLDLNFIFRLQKTWFQDFCRQIDRDCEFLEQERIMDYSLLVGLHFRNTSAAGDLIPSGAHTPGDQDSEGAPRLSRADMDQLLLDPSRWASIKLGLNMPARVEKTERKSDEFQLVGDPTGEYYDVIMFFGIIDILQDYDISKKLEHAYKSIQYDPTSISAVDPRQYSRRFRDFIYKVFAEETAT, encoded by the exons ATGAGCAAAGAAAGCGGTAGCAGTGTGTACAAGGCATGGGAGGCCACCGTGCGCAAAACACAGGCTGCAAGGAAGCGTGCTAACAGCATTTTCGGAATTTCAGTGGATCATCCAGACGATGATGATCATGACCATAGTAGCGATGAAAGTGATTGTGGCCCTGAAGATATGATATATAATGCAGATAGGATCCTTCCCAATGGAGACTACTACACCGGTCATTGGTGCGAAAATTTCCCTCATGGCCAAGGCAAGTACTTGTGGACGGATGGGTGTATGTACGTTGGAGAGTGGTTTAAAGGCAAAACCATGGGGAAAGGTAGGTTCAGCTGGCCTTCGGGGGCTACGTATGAGGGCGAATTTAAAAGTGGATACATGGATGGGAATGGTACATACACAGGGACTAATGGTGACACTTACAAGGGACAATGGGTTATGAATTTGAAACATGGACATGGTACTAAGAATTATTCGAATGGGGATTGGTACGAGGGGGAATGGCGACGCGGGTTGCAGGAAGGTCAAGGGAGGTATCAATGGAAGGATGGGAATCATTACATAGGGGAATGGAAAAATGGAGTGATTTGTGGGAAAGGGACATTTGTATGGAGTAATGGGAATAGGTATGATGGAAATTGGGAAGATTGTGTACCTAAAGGGAATGGGACCTTCCGATGGCCTGATGGGAGTCTTTACGTAGGGAATTGGAGTAAGGATCTGAGTGAGCAAAACGGGACTTATTATCCATCCCAATCATCGACAGACGCCCATCTTGAATGGAATCCTCAAGATGTGTACAATGTTGATTTGAAGAATTGTATAATTTGTCCAGGGGAGAAGGTTTCAATTTTGCCATCGCAGAAGAAGCTTGCGGTATGGAGATCAGCAAAGGGTGAGAGTGTGAAGCCAAGAAGAATCTCGGTGGATGGAAGGGTAAGTGTCGGGCTGGATAAACCATTTGATAGGATGCAAATGTGGGATGGTAGTGCCCATGGCGGTGAATCACCTTGTAATGCCAGTGATCATAGGGCTTCTACTGTTGGGGGAGAACTGGATGAAGATATGATGGGTTTGCATGTTGAAGATGGGAATCAAAGGGTACATAAGACTGCAAGGAGACAGGGGGAAACAATCAGCAGGGGCCACAAAAATTATGAACTCATGCTCAATTTGCAGCTAGGAATCAG GCATTCTGTTGGAAGACCAGGTCCATCTGGATCCCTTGATCTGAAGCCTTCTGCTTTTGACCCCAAGGAAAAATATTGGACAAGATTTCCTTCAGAAGGCTCCAAGTACACTCCGCCGCACCAGTCCTGTGAATTTAAATGGAAGGATTACTGTCCATTAGTCTTCAG GAAGTTGTTTAAGGTCGATCCAGCCGACTACATGTTATCCATCTGCGGGAATGATGCACTTCGGGAACTCTCCTCTCCTGGTAAAAGTGGCAGCTTCTTTTACTTGACCAATGACGACCGCTACATGATTAAAACAATGAAGAAGGCAGAAGTAAAA GTACTTATAAGAATGCTTTCAGCCTACTATAACCATGTTCGAGCATACGAAAACACTCTGGTCACTAAATTTTATGGTCTACATTGTGTAAAGCTCATGGGCCAACCTATTCAAAAGAAG GTGCGGTTCATCATCATGGGGAACCTTTTCTGTTCCGAATATACCATTCACAGACGTTTCGACCTGAAGGGATCGTCCCTCGGTCGAACAACAGATAAGCCCGAGACAGAGATTGATGAAATGACCATTCTTAAAGATCTTGATCTTAACTTCATATTTCGACTCCAGAAGACATGGTTTCAAGATTTTTGCAG GCAAATCGACAGGGATTGTGAGTTTCTTGAACAGGAGAGAATAATGGATTATAGTCTGTTGGTTGGACTGCATTTCAGAAATACATCAGCTGCTGGGGATCTCATTCCTTCGGGAGCACACACTCCTG GTGACCAAGACAGCGAGGGAGCACCGCGTCTTTCTCGAGCAGACATGGATCAGCTTCTTTTAGATCCATCCAG GTGGGCTAGTATTAAATTGGGGTTGAACATGCCAGCAAGAGTCGAAAAGACTGAGAGAAAAAGTGACGAATTTCAGCTCGTGGGAGATCCAACAGGAGAGTATTATGATGTTATAATGTTCTTTGGAATCATAGACATTCTTCAAGACTACGACATAAGCAAGAAGCTTGAGCATGCATACAAGTCGATCCAGTATGATCCAACTTCTATATCCGCTGTTGATCCGAGGCAATATTCGAGGCGCTTTCGTGATTTCATTTACAAAGTTTTTGCAGAAGAAACGGCCACTTGA